The proteins below come from a single Chiloscyllium punctatum isolate Juve2018m chromosome 20, sChiPun1.3, whole genome shotgun sequence genomic window:
- the hnrnpaba gene encoding heterogeneous nuclear ribonucleoprotein A/Ba isoform X2 yields MADAGQQYVEGSENGHYEEGEGQAAAGGGRGMAAAAVDGAEPPSGADSEGSKINASKNEEDAGKMFVGGLSWDTSKKDLKDYFSKFGEVVDCTIKMDPATGRSRGFGFILFKDSSCADRVLEQKEHKLDGRVVDPKRAMAMKKEPVKKIFVGGLHPDTPEDKIREYFGAFGEVESIELPMDSKTNKRRGFCFISFKEEEPVKKILEKKYHDVGNSKCEIKVAQPKEVYQQQQQWGGRGTVTGRGRGGGRGADQSNGNYGKAPRRGAAHQGGYKPY; encoded by the exons ATGGCCGATGCCGGGCAGCAGTACGTGGAGGGATCGGAGAACGGTCACTACGAGGAAGGAGAGGGTCAGGCTGCTGCCGGCGGCGGGCGGGGAATGGCGGCGGCGGCGGTGGACGGAGCGGAACCTCCCTCCGGAGCTGACAGCGAGGGCTCGAAAATCAATGCTAGTAAAAACGAAGAAGACGCCGG GAAAATGTTCGTAGGAGGCTTGAGTTGGGATACAAGCAAAAAGGACCTGAAGGATTATTTTTCCAAATTCGGCGAAGTTGTGGATTGTACAATTAAGATGGATCCTGCAACCGGAAGGTCGAGGGGTTTTGGATTTATCCTCTTCAAAGACTCTTCATGCGCCGATAGA GTGTTGGAACAAAAGGAGCATAAACTAGATGGTAGAGTAGTGGATCCTAAAAGAGCAATGGCAATGAAGAAAGAACCTGTGAAGAAGATATTTGTTGGAGGTCTTCATCCTGATACCCCAGAAGATAAGATACGAGAATATTTTGGAGCTTTTGGTGAG GTGGAATCAATTGAACTTCCAATGGATAGCAAGACCAACAAAAGGAGaggattttgtttcatttcatttAAAGAGGAAGAGCCAGTAAAAAAGATTTTGGAGAAGAAGTACCACGATGTTGGAAATAGCAAG TGTGAAATAAAAGTAGCTCAGCCTAAAGAAGTTTATCAACAGCAACAGCAGTGGGGAGGCAGAGGTACCGTTACAGGACGGGGTAGAGGTGGTGGCCGTGGAGCTG ATCAGAGTAACGGTAACTATGGAAAAGCGCCAAGGCGTGGGGCAGCTCACCAAGGTGGATACAAACCATATTGA
- the hnrnpaba gene encoding heterogeneous nuclear ribonucleoprotein A/Ba isoform X1 — translation MADAGQQYVEGSENGHYEEGEGQAAAGGGRGMAAAAVDGAEPPSGADSEGSKINASKNEEDAGKMFVGGLSWDTSKKDLKDYFSKFGEVVDCTIKMDPATGRSRGFGFILFKDSSCADRVLEQKEHKLDGRVVDPKRAMAMKKEPVKKIFVGGLHPDTPEDKIREYFGAFGEVESIELPMDSKTNKRRGFCFISFKEEEPVKKILEKKYHDVGNSKCEIKVAQPKEVYQQQQQWGGRGTVTGRGRGGGRGAGQSQNWSQGYSNNYWNPSYGSSYGYSGQSGYGAYGGYDYTGYNYNSGYYGGYGQGYDYNQSNGNYGKAPRRGAAHQGGYKPY, via the exons ATGGCCGATGCCGGGCAGCAGTACGTGGAGGGATCGGAGAACGGTCACTACGAGGAAGGAGAGGGTCAGGCTGCTGCCGGCGGCGGGCGGGGAATGGCGGCGGCGGCGGTGGACGGAGCGGAACCTCCCTCCGGAGCTGACAGCGAGGGCTCGAAAATCAATGCTAGTAAAAACGAAGAAGACGCCGG GAAAATGTTCGTAGGAGGCTTGAGTTGGGATACAAGCAAAAAGGACCTGAAGGATTATTTTTCCAAATTCGGCGAAGTTGTGGATTGTACAATTAAGATGGATCCTGCAACCGGAAGGTCGAGGGGTTTTGGATTTATCCTCTTCAAAGACTCTTCATGCGCCGATAGA GTGTTGGAACAAAAGGAGCATAAACTAGATGGTAGAGTAGTGGATCCTAAAAGAGCAATGGCAATGAAGAAAGAACCTGTGAAGAAGATATTTGTTGGAGGTCTTCATCCTGATACCCCAGAAGATAAGATACGAGAATATTTTGGAGCTTTTGGTGAG GTGGAATCAATTGAACTTCCAATGGATAGCAAGACCAACAAAAGGAGaggattttgtttcatttcatttAAAGAGGAAGAGCCAGTAAAAAAGATTTTGGAGAAGAAGTACCACGATGTTGGAAATAGCAAG TGTGAAATAAAAGTAGCTCAGCCTAAAGAAGTTTATCAACAGCAACAGCAGTGGGGAGGCAGAGGTACCGTTACAGGACGGGGTAGAGGTGGTGGCCGTGGAGCTG GTCAAAGTCAGAACTGGAGTCAAGGATACAGCAATAATTACTGGAATCCAAGCTATGGCAGCAGTTATGGTTACAGCGGTCAAAGTGGCTATGGTGCATATGGAGGCTATGATTATACTGGCTATAACTACAATAGTGGTTACTATGGTGGATATGGTCAAGGATATGACTACA ATCAGAGTAACGGTAACTATGGAAAAGCGCCAAGGCGTGGGGCAGCTCACCAAGGTGGATACAAACCATATTGA